From the Quercus lobata isolate SW786 chromosome 6, ValleyOak3.0 Primary Assembly, whole genome shotgun sequence genome, one window contains:
- the LOC115950376 gene encoding receptor-like protein EIX1 — protein sequence MEFSLSGAIRCMDSERDALLTFKGGFRSGLDRFSSWKAEEDCCKWRGVGCDNVTGHVTKLDLHSPDPFDILQGEISQSLLHLPYLRSLDLSQNNFYSIPIPEFIGSLQCIKYLNLSNATFRGPIPSSLGNLSHLESLDLSGNGYSSLRAENLNWVYGLSFLKVLDLSGVDLSNAEVWLESINMLSSLVELRLFYCMLHKLPQYVHHVNFASLKILDLSDNNFNSKISDWLFKIGHSVVYLNLSRCQLQGLIPDAFGNMTSLTSLDLSRNDLKGPIPLTFGMFEKESQLNKSSSLRELYLYDNQLNGSLEQSLVQLSQLVALNVAGNDLEGNITEAHLKNFSSLRVLDLSENRLVLNVSSNWIPPFQLETIGLRSCLLGPKFPQWLRSQNNYSFIDISHASIVDVVPDWFWNLSSRVKHMDLSFNELKGNVPDFSSQLQLSLLDLSHNYFRSRLPHFSVSLRTLALAENSFFGSISHLCGILSADNSLGYLDLSSNNLSGEIPDCWKYEQNLVILNLANNNLSGQIPNSIGQLINLKTLRLDDNSLSGEVTLSLKNCIALRALGLARNKLSGNVPAWIGENLQNLMILELRSNTFSGHIPFQMCQLKYLRILDLSLNKLSGTIPRCVFFGMAKETLSLIYYPYTTYSEGFILSTKSRELKYQGILPFVTLLDLSSNNLSGEIPEEVMSLVGLWSLNLSRNHLVGPIPPNIGEMNLQSLDLSSNHLSCTMPASMTYMTFLEVLDVSHNNLSGKIPSGNQFITFESSSYMENPQLCGSPLSKICSIDELIEDPHCSNENEDGEIKAFKKKGTMASKYLHFI from the coding sequence ATGGAGTTCAGTTTGAGTGGCGCGATTCGGTGCATGGACAGCGAGCGTGATGCTCTTCTCACGTTTAAAGGAGGCTTTAGGAGTGGTTTAGACCGCTTCTCTTCATGGAAGGCCGAAGAAGATTGTTGCAAATGGAGAGGAGTTGGATGTGACAACGTAACAGGTCATGTGACCAAACTTGATCTCCACAGTCCAGACCCATTCGACATATTGCAAGGTGAGATTAGTCAATCTTTGCTTCATCTACCATATCTGAGATCCCTAGACTTGAGTCAAAATAATTTCTACTCTATTCCAATTCCAGAGTTTATTGGTTCTCTTCAGTGTATAAAATATCTCAACCTATCTAATGCCACTTTCCGAGGACCCATTCCTAGTAGTCTTGGGAACCTCTCACACTTGGAGTCTCTGGATTTGAGTGGAAATGGATATTCTTCTTTAAGAGCCGAAAACCTCAATTGGGTTTatggtctttcttttttgaaagtTCTTGATTTGAGTGGTGTTGATCTTAGCAATGCAGAGGTTTGGCTCGAATCAATAAATATGCTAAGTTCTCTAGTAGAGTTacgtttattttattgtatgCTTCACAAGCTTCCTCAATATGTGCATCATGTGAATTTTGCCTCTCTTAAAATCCTCGATCTCTCGGATAATAATTTCAATTCTAAAATATCAGATTGGTTGTTTAAAATTGGCCATAGTGTAGTTTACCTTAATCTTTCAAGATGTCAGTTACAAGGTCTGATCCCAGATGCTTTTGGGAACATGACTTCTCTCACCTCTCTTGATCTTTCGAGGAATGATCTCAAAGGTCCAATACCACTAACTTTCGGCATGTTTGAAAAAGAAAGTCAGCTTAACAAATCTTCCTCACTGAGAGAGTTGTATCTTTACGACAATCAATTGAACGGGTCCTTAGAGCAAAGTCTTGTGCAACTCTCTCAACTTGTTGCCTTGAATGTGGCTGGGAATGACTTGGAGGGTAACATCACGGAAGctcacttaaaaaatttcagTAGTCTGCGGGTGCTAGATCTTTCAGAAAACCGGTTGGTGTTGAATGTGAGTTCAAACTGGATTCCACCCTTTCAACTTGAAACCATAGGGTTGAGGTCTTGCCTACTAGGCCCAAAATTTCCACAGTGGCTTCgatcacaaaataattattctttCATTGATATCTCCCATGCCAGTATTGTAGATGTCGTGCCAGATTGGTTTTGGAACCTCTCTTCCAGGGTCAAGCATATGGATTTGTCTTTCAATGAGCTCAAAGGAAATGTGCCAGATTTTTCATCGCAACTCCAACTTTCACTACTGGATTTGAGTCACAATTACTTTAGGAGTCGCCTGCCTCACTTCTCCGTCAGCTTGAGAACACTGGCTCTAGcagaaaattcattttttggATCAATTTCGCACTTATGTGGAATATTGTCTGCAGATAACTCTCTAGGTTATTTGGATCtatcttcaaataatttatcAGGAGAGATTCCAGACTGTTGGAAATATGAGCAGAATTTGGTCATTCTAAACttagctaataacaatctatCTGGACAAATTCCCAACTCAATTGGCCAATTAATAAATCTGAAGACCCTGAGATTGGACGACAATAGTCTTTCTGGAGAAGTGACTTTATCATTGAAGAATTGCATTGCCTTGAGAGCTCTAGGCCTTGCTCGCAACAAGTTATCAGGTAACGTACCGGCATGGATTGGTGAAAATTTACAAAACCTGATGATTCTTGAATTGCGGTCTAATACATTCAGTGGGCATATTCCCTTTCAGATGTGCCAACTGAAATATTTGAGAATTTTGGATCTTTCTTTAAATAAGTTGTCTGGAACTATTCCAAGATGTGTCTTTTTTGGCATGGCTAAGGAAACTCTTTCCTTAATCTATTATCCTTACACAACCTATTCTGAAGGTTTCATACTCTCAACCAAATCTAGGGAGTTGAAGTACCAAGGAATTCTTCCTTTTGTAACATTACTTGACCTTTCTTCCAATAACTTATCGGGAGAAATTCCTGAGGAAGTTATGAGCCTTGTCGGATTGTGGTCTTTGAATTTGTCAAGAAATCATCTGGTCGGACCTATCCCACCAAACATCGGTGAAATGAATTTACAGTCTCTTGATTTATCAAGTAATCACCTTTCATGCACAATGCCAGCTAGCATGACATATATGACCTTTCTCGAGGTATTGGACGTGTCACATAACAACTTGTCAGGGAAAATTCCAAGTGGTAATCAGTTCATTACATTTGAGAGCTCATCCTACATGGAGAATCCTCAACTTTGTGGGTCTCCTCTCTCAAAGATATGCTCCATCGACGAATTAATTGAAGATCCACATTGTAGCAATGAAAACGAAGATGGAGAAATCAAGGCATTCAAAAAGAAGGGCACGATGGCTTCAAAATACCTTCATTTTATTTAA
- the LOC115993986 gene encoding laccase-11-like, protein MARVLSLFTFLFLGFLGLISFPAEAAIKKYQFDIQVKNVSRLCHAKPIVTVNGRFPGPTIYVREGDRVLVNVTNHAQYNMSIHWHGLKQYRNGWADGPAYITQCPIQTGSSYTYDFNVTGQRGTLWWHAHILWLRATVYGAIVIMPKQGTPFPFPQPNREVEILLGEWWHSDVEEVVKEGTNMGLPPNMSDAHTINGKPGPLFPCAEKHTFVMEVELGKTYLLRIINSALNDELFFAIAGHNMTVVEVDAVYTKPFTTSAILIAPGQTTNVLVQANQIPGRYFMATRPFMDAPLSIDNRTATAILQYKGIPNTVLPTLPQLPLSNDTQFALSYNKKLRSLNSPKYPANVPLKVDRNLFYTIGFGKNSCPTCLNGTKLLASLNNISFAMPQTALLQAHFFNIKGVYRADFPDKPPTPFNYTGAPLKANLGTATGTRVSKIAFNSTVELVLQDTNLLTVESHPFHLHGYNFFVVGTGIGNFDPAKDPAKYNLVDPMERNTVGVPTGGWTAIRFKADNPGVWFMHCHLELHTGWGLKTAFVVEDGPGQDQSVLPPPKDLPPC, encoded by the exons ATGGCTAGAGTCTTATCTCTgttcacttttcttttccttggaTTTCTTGGCTTAATTTCTTTTCCAGCTGAGGCTGCCATAAAGAAGTACCAATTTGAT ATTCAAGTGAAGAATGTGAGCAGGTTGTGCCATGCAAAACCCATAGTAACTGTTAATGGGAGGTTCCCAGGGCCTACCATTTATGTTAGAGAGGGAGACAGAGTTCTTGTCAATGTGACAAACCATGCACAATATAACATGTCAATTCACTG GCATGGATTAAAACAATACCGAAATGGTTGGGCTGATGGGCCTGCTTACATTACACAGTGCCCAATTCAGACTGGGAGTAGCTACACTTACGACTTCAATGTAACAGGACAAAGGGGAACATTATGGTGGCATGCACATATTCTTTGGCTAAGGGCTACAGTCTATGGTGCAATTGTGATCATGCCAAAACAAGGAACTCCGTTTCCTTTCCCACAGCCAAACAGGGAGGTTGAAATTCTGCTAG GAGAATGGTGGCATTCTGATGTGGAAGAGGTTGTCAAGGAAGGCACAAACATGGGCTTGCCACCAAATATGTCAGATGCGCACACAATCAATGGAAAGCCAGGGCCGCTCTTTCCATGCGCTGAAAAAC ATACTTTTGTAATGGAGGTTGAATTGGGCAAAACGTACTTGCTGAGGATCATCAACTCTGCCCTCAATGATGAGCTTTTCTTTGCTATTGCTGGTCACAACATGACAGTAGTGGAGGTTGATGCAGTTTACACAAAACCATTCACCACTAGTGCAATACTCATTGCACCTGGCCAGACCACAAATGTCCTGGTCCAAGCTAACCAAATTCCTGGCAGATACTTCATGGCCACTAGGCCTTTCATGGATGCTCCGCTTTCCATAGATAACAGAACCGCCACTGCAATACTTCAATACAAAGGCATTCCAAACACTGTCCTCCCTACCCTTCCTCAGTTGCCTTTATCCAATGACACACAATTTGCTCTAAGCTACAACAAGAAGCTGAGGAGCTTAAACTCACCAAAATATCCTGCCAATGTTCCTCTCAAAGTTGATAGAAACCTCTTTTACACCATTGGTTTTGGAAAGAATTCTTGCCCAACATGCCTCAATGGAACCAAACTTCTTGCTTCCTTGAATAATATCTCTTTCGCAATGCCTCAAACTGCACTTCTCCAAGCTCACTTCTTCAACATTAAAGGAGTATATCGAGCTGATTTTCCTGACAAGCCTCCAACTCCTTTCAACTATACCGGTGCACCACTTAAAGCTAATCTTGGCACTGCCACAGGCACAAGGGTTAGTAAGATTGCATTTAATTCTACAGTTGAGCTGGTACTACAAGACACCAATCTTCTAACAGTTGAGTCACATCCATTCCATCTCCATGGCTATAACTTCTTTGTTGTTGGGACGGGAATTGGGAATTTTGATCCTGCCAAAGACCCAGCTAAGTATAACTTGGTTGATCCTATGGAGAGAAATACAGTTGGAGTTCCCACTGGTGGTTGGACTGCTATTCGGTTCAAAGCTGATAATCCAG GTGTTTGGTTTATGCATTGTCATTTGGAGCTCCACACTGGTTGGGGCTTGAAAACGGCATTTGTGGTAGAAGACGGCCCGGGACAAGATCAATCCGTTCTGCCTCCGCCCAAGGATCTTCCACCATGCTAG